In Leptidea sinapis chromosome 18, ilLepSina1.1, whole genome shotgun sequence, a genomic segment contains:
- the LOC126969500 gene encoding uncharacterized protein LOC126969500, protein MERDNFDTELFIDEIEKRVALWDMESSDYSNRTIKRRNWEEIVEIFCEVGDSEEKKKTLGTLLQKKWKGLRDGFVREMKKKKTTPSGSGASGKAKYIYFERLMFLERSTRNKITESNINTACVATEEQEFSGDGEDVMRPPRSQAKKKKKLNAADEEFLSIIKTNLASGNQPQATNQIESDDDKLFCLSLHKELLKVPEENRLQTKIELMKVLQAQQALCLRPAAARSDYQPSTQYHYQTGMTQRGQRDYFGETGYTTTDPSTSSFPPETFSTYNRGYCTASRPPTTSSYKHPSPASTQDSNESELMEL, encoded by the exons ATGGAGCGTGATAACTTTGACACGGAACTTTTTATCGACGAAATTGAGAAAAGGGTAGCTCTATGGGACATGGAATCATCAGATTATTCTAATAGAACCATTAAACGTAGGAACTGGGAAGAAATAGTGGAAATTTTTTGTGAAGTTGGTGATTccgaagagaaaaaaaaaactttag gtaCTTTATTGCAGAAGAAGTGGAAAGGGTTGCGTGATGGCTTTGTGAGAgaaatgaagaagaagaaaaccACACCGTCTGGATCAGGAGCCTCCGGCAaagccaaatatatttattttgaacgtTTGATGTTTCTCGAAAGATCGACACGGAATAAAATAACTGAGAGCAACATCAACACCGCGTGTGTTGCAACTGAAGAACAGGAGTTTTCTGGCGATGGGGAAGATGTGATGAGACCTCCACGTAGTCAggcaaaaaagaagaaaaaactaAATGCGGCTGACGAAGAATTCCTCTcaatcataaaaacaaatttagcaTCTGGGAATCAGCCACAGGCAACAAACCAAATAGAGTCAGATgatgacaaactattttgtttGTCCTTACACAAAGAGCTTCTTAAAGTACCAGAGGAAAACAGActtcaaacaaaaattgaattaatgaaAGTACTTCAAGCTCAACAAGCTCTGTGTCTTAGACCTGCAGCAGCTCGTTCCGACTACCAACCTTCGACACAATATCATTACCAAACAGGAATGACACAACGTGGACAGAGAGATTATTTTGGAGAAACAGGATATACCACAACAGACCCTTCAACATCTTCGTTTCCACCTGAAACCTTTTCGACTTACAATCGAGGTTATTGCACTGCGTCACGACCACCAACGACGTCTAGCTACAAACACCCTTCACCGGCATCTACACAAGATTCCAATGAATCTGAATTAATGGaactataa
- the LOC126969489 gene encoding uncharacterized protein LOC126969489 codes for MDSDTAVVLWLAYRRWRRRKQRESRRFNVHPILRDRMTHSMFITLYPKLREHSEKFFNYFRMSIASFDNLLEIIKEDLSPCQNYMVRDTVSAEEKLVITLRYLATGCYFADLHYAYRLGKSTVIEIVQKTCYIMWNKLLNIVMRQPTKAKWKEISKQFQKYTNFPNCIGAIDGKHIRIIKPNDSGSLYYNYKSYFSTVLLAVCDANYCFIAVDIGAYGKSNDSTIFKDSILYKKLVEKTLDIPDPKPISQTDATPLPHVIVGDEAFSLSENIMRPYCGRSLTTKKKIFNYRLSRARRYIECCFGILVNKWRIFHRPLNVDIEFAINIIKACCVLHNYVRLRDGYRYDHTLYETSLNNLNNEAVRPNARSLNIRDRFADYFVNEDKLPWQDKMI; via the exons ATGGACTCGGATACAGCGGTTGTGTTGTGGCTTGCATACCGTCGATGGAGACGTCGTAAACAAAGAGAAAGTCGACGATTTAACGTACATCCCATTCTACGTGATAGAATGACGCATAGTatgtttataactttatacccaAAACTCAGAGAACATAGTGAAAAGTTTTTCAACTACTTTCGGATGTCAATAGCATCGTTTGATAATTTACTAGAAATTATCAAAGAAGATTTGTCTCCATGTCAAAATTATATGGTACGGGATACTGTTTCTGCAGAAGAAAAACTCGTGATTACTTtgag ATATTTGGCCACAGGATGTTATTTTGCGGATCTGCATTATGCCTACAGATTAGGAAAGTCTACAGTTATCGAAATAGTACAGAAAACCTGTTACATCATGTGGAACAAACTGCTAAACATAGTAATGAGACAACCAACGAAAGCTAAATGGAAAGAAATTTCGAAACAAtttcaaaaatacacaaattttcCAAACTGCATCGGTGCCATTGACGGCAAGCATATCCGTATTATAAAACCTAACGATTCTGGGTCTCTTTACTATAACTATAAGAGTTATTTTTCAACTGTTTTGTTGGCCGTATGTGAtgcaaattattgttttattgcagTGGACATAGGCGCATATGGAAAAAGTAATGACTCCACAATTTTTAAAGactctattttatataaaaaacttgTCGAGAAAACTTTAGATATTCCAGATCCAAAGCCAATATCGCAAACAGATGCAACCCCCTTACCTCATGTCATAGTAGGAGATGAGGCGTTTAGTCTGTCTGAAAATATAATGCGCCCTTACTGCGGTAGATCTCtaacaaccaaaaaaaaaattttcaactaTCGCTTATCCAGGGCCCGGCGTTACATTGAATGTTGCTTTGGCATCTTGGTAAATAAATGGAGAATATTTCATAGACCGTTGAATGTGGATATAGAATttgcaataaacataattaaggCTTGTTGTGTTCTCCATAACTACGTAAGGTTAAGGGATGGCTATAGGTATGATCACACTCTCTACGAAACATCTCTGAATAATTTGAACAATGAGGCAGTGAGGCCTAATGCGAGATCATTGAATATAAGAGATAGATTTGCTGATTATTTTGTAAACGAAGACAAACTCCCTTGGCAAGATAAAATGATATAG